In a genomic window of Bemisia tabaci chromosome 1, PGI_BMITA_v3:
- the Elp1 gene encoding elongator complex protein 1, which yields MRNLTILKNLCFRVNELADCEHIATGINDANLRFNSSPLVYFYKSGTIYSYDPTSEEKSTILDLKTYYGITDPPKLVALDFHQISQSIIVIVSSGDVLSIPVVEVSSFTAECVGTVESGIKAMSWSPDEGIVALITNEEKLILMSSLFDLIAEVDLLNSATTNEFISVGWGKKETQFHGSEGKQAAKQKVDILSADPAEDDKMIRITWKGDCSEFAVSYFCPFNNIRCIKVFNNEGALKSVGEPVGGLEESLAWRPSGNLIASTCLLPNKHIVAFFEKNGLRHGEFNLPENIKVKNLFWNADSNILSALCHDTVSNKDCVLLWSVGNYHWYLKQKLSFDSNISWLKWDAQNSYRMYTLLTDGTFIMYDWMFRVDQSDNSCTDSEAFVCVIDGTNLLLTPFKKCVIPPPMCKQTLSIPTFINSMSFLKNSSNADNVNDFCIFGSDKGYLCRYNISNSQHMLAESFEYPDNNELCLHHWLWTSASQFCCIGSNSKLENTLYVMDLKFEKLEVRHSIVLESAVFTLTKVMNDLIIQLDDGKLLLFCMSTQTFKPFSSETLPEPCSHVIFDTNLFALSLTHRLYMYDQLVATGVTSLHYQRPFLIATTTKHRLLICESQSNKVCEEVSLRNTERGALIVTTTGLSVILQIPRGNLETVQPRAMTVLNAGKLLDSKNYLAAMSLLRKQRIDLNLIVDHNPHVFLQDIPTFLQQIEDIAWISLFISELHNEDTTQGIYAAYYRRPTNSVLSLSNKVDTVCKAMCKEMTARSIDTYCHPILGTYVKTGQMEEALKIAQTDKALKHLLFLVDIDTLYETALAIYDLEVALKIASKSQKDPKEYVPFLNLLKSMEPNYRKFTIDKQARKYASAIKHLSACENKFEELETFMVEFSLYSTAITLFPAEDPRYKKVARKYGEYLLSKRLYEEAAFMFEESDSLSDAVSAFSKAGLWRECITLTGRLNYSETELNTLLSATIKTLRSMGNYSDAGYISLHHLHDAHQSVDIYLEGLLFSDAVYVAESHAPELISKIVEPSILQYSTAMLEVIHQFKEKFNRYIMRLKQVRVNKVNAANHDPDFLSDIQSETSSVSSFNTSNASSRSSRTSCRSARKQQRKLWSLKEGNPREEISLVQALSEIIKAAYNMTKEVHKVQRFLLRSKEGSKAKLLQHSLAELLSLIKDNQSVIWPANDEDGELVSVEDAMLKHPPAIQLEKHWEWSIFN from the exons ATGAGAAATCTTACCATTCTGAAGAACTTGTGTTTCCGTGTAAATGAGCTGGCAGATTGTGAACACATTGCAACAGGGATAAATGATGCAAACCTACGCTTCAACTCTTCTCCTCTTGTTTACTTTTATAAAAGTGGAACAATTTACTCCTACGATCCAAcatcggaagaaaaatctacAATCCTTGATCTAAAAACTTACTATGGAATCACTGACCCGCCAAAACTTGTCGCCCTAGACTTCCATCAAATTTCACAAAGTATCATCGTAATTGTGTCTAGTGGTGATGTTCTAAGTATTCCTGTTGTTGAAGTTAGCTCGTTCACTGCAGAATGTGTTGGAACCGTAGAATCTGGCATCAAAGCCATGTCATGGAGCCCGGATGAGGGAATAGTAGCATTAATCACTAATGAAGAAAAACTTATTCTTATGTCTTCCTTGTTTGATTTGATCGCTGAAGTTGATCTACTGAATTCAGCAACAACAAATGAATTTATTTCTGTTGGTTGGGGGAAGAAAGAGACTCAGTTTCATGGGTCTGAAGGAAAACAAGCTGCCAAACAAAAAGTGGATATTTTGTCAGCAGATCCGGCGGAGGATGACAAAATGATCCGTATTACTTGGAAAGGAGATTGTTCAGAGTTTGCAGTTAGCTATTTTTGCCCGTTCAACAACATTCGCTGTATCAAAGTATTCAACAATGAAGGGGCTTTGAAATCTGTCGGTGAACCTGTTGGGG GGTTGGAAGAATCATTGGCTTGGCGCCCATCTGGTAATTTGATTGCTTCAACTTGTTTACTTCCCAATAAACACATCGTTgccttttttgagaaaaatggacTCAGACACGGAGAATTCAATTTACCCGAAAATATCAAG GTGAAAAATCTATTTTGGAATGCCGACTCAAACATCCTGAGTGCTCTCTGTCATGACACAGTTTCCAACAAAGATTGTGTTCTCTTATGGTCTGTCGGAAACTACCATTGGTACTTAAAACAGAAACTAAGTTTTGATTCGAACATATCCTGGTTGAAGTGGGATGCACAAAATAGCTATCGAATGTATACTTTACTCACTGATGGAACTTTCATCATGTATGATTGGATGTTTCGTGTTGACCAATCTGATAATTCTTGCACTGATTCAGAAGCTTTTGTTTGTGTCATTGATGGCA CCAATCTTCTATTAACGCCTTTCAAGAAGTGTGTCATTCCCCCACCAATGTGCAAGCAGACGCTCAGTATTCCCACCTTTATCAACAGCAtgtcttttttgaaaaactccaG CAATGCAGACAATGTAAATGATTTTTGTATCTTCGGTTCTGATAAAGGCTACTTGTGTCGATACAATATCAGCAACTCTCAACACATGTTGGCAG AATCTTTTGAATATCCAGACAACAATGAGTTGTGTCTCCATCATTGGCTTTGGACCTCTGCAAGTCAGTTTTGCTGTATTGGGTCCAATAGTAAGTTGGAGAATACCCTTTATGTCATGGActtgaagtttgaaaaattggaagtcaG GCACTCAATAGTTTTGGAAAGTGCTGTGTTCACGCTAACCAAGGTGATGAATGATCTAATTATACAGTTAGATGATGGGAAACTTCTCCTTTTTTGTATGAGTACTCAGACCTTCAAGCCTTTCTCCTCTGAAACACTTCCTGAGCCATGCAGCCATGTAATATTTGACACAAACCTGTTTGCTCTGAGTCTAACGCATCGACTGTATATGTATGACCAGCTGGTAGCGACTGGTGTAACCTCTTTGCATTACCAGAGACCATTTCTCATTGCAACAACTACAAAACATCGTCTTTTGATCTGCGAAAGTCAATCAAATAAAGTT TGCGAGGAGGTGTCATTGCGAAATACTGAAAGAGGAGCTTTGATAGTGACAACAACAGGACTGTCGGTCATCCTCCAAATCCCCAGAGGGAATTTAGAAACTGTGCAGCCCCGTGCGATGACCGTACTCAATGCCGGAAAATTACTCGACAGCAAAAATTATCTAGCAGCTATGTCCTTACTGCGGAAACAACGAATTGATCTGAACCTTATTGTTGATCACAATCCTCATGTGTTCCTGCAAGACATTCCTACTTTTCTGCAACAGATTGAAGATATTGCATGGATTAGTTTATTCATAAGTGAGCTCCATAATGAAGACACAACACAGGGAATTTATGCAGCGTATTATCGGAGGCCCACCAATTCAGTTTTATCTTTAAGCAACAAGGTTGACACTGTTTGTAAAGCAATGTGCAAAGAAATGACTGCTAGAAGTATTGATACCTATTGTCACCCAATCTTAGGAACCTATGTAAAAACAGGCCAAATGGAAGAGGCACTGAAAATAGCCCAGACTGACAAAGCATTGAAACATTTACTTTTCCTTGTAGACATTGATACTTTGTATGAAACTGCCCTGGCAATTTATGATTTGGAGGTAGCTTTGAAAATAGCTAGCAAATCGCAGAAAGATCCAAAGGAATATGTCCCTTTTCTCAATTTGTTAAAGAGTATGGAACCAAATTATCGAAAGTTTACAATTGACAAGCAGGCAAGGAAATATGCATCTGCAAtcaagcacttatctgcatgtGAGAACAAGTTTGAAGAGCTTGAAACATTCATGGTCGAATTTTCTCTATATTCAACCGCAATTACATTATTCCCTGCTGAAGACCCAAGGTACAAAAAAGTTGCTCGAAAATATGGGGAGTATTTGCTCAGCAAAAGACTTTATGAGGAGGCAGCATTCATGTTCGAGGAAAGCGACTCATTATCAGATGCTGTTTCTGCTTTTAGTAAAGCTGGACTGTGGAGAGAGTGTATCACTTTAACAGGACGCCTCAATTATAGTGAGACTGAGCTGAACACATTGCTCTCTGCTACCATTAAGACTTTGAGATCCATGGGTAACTACTCTGATGCAGGTTACATCAGTTTGCACCACCTGCACGATGCTCATCAGAGTGTGGATATTTATCTGGAAGGTCTCTTGTTCTCGGATGCAGTTTATGTTGCTGAATCTCATGCACCAGAATTAATCAGTAAAATTGTTGAACCTAGCATCTTACAGTACTCAACGGCCATGCTAGAAGTTATTCatcaatttaaagaaaaattcaataggTATATAATGCGCTTGAAGCAAGTTCGAGTCAATAAAGTAAATGCTGCTAATCATGATCCGGACTTTCTTAGTGATATTCAGTCTGAAACAAGTAGTGTGTCATCCTTTAATACTTCGAATGCATCGAGTAGGTCATCACGGACAAGTTGTCGCAGTGCACGTAAGCAGCAGCGTAAGCTTTGGAGTCTGAAAGAAGGGAACCCTCGAGAGGAAATTTCATTAGTCCAAGCGTTATCTGAGATAATTAAGGCAGCCTATAACATGACAAAGGAAGTGCACAAGGTCCAAAGATTTTTATTGAGATCAAAGGAAGGTAGCAAAGCAAAACTCCTACAACATAGCCTTGCTGAACTTTTGAGCCTTATCAAGGACAATCAATCTGTAATATGGCCTGCAAATGACGAGGATGGCGAATTGGTCTCGGTCGAAGACGCCATGTTGAAACATCCACCAGCTATTCAACTTGAAAAGCACTGGGAATGGTCGATTTTTAATTGA